Below is a genomic region from Kribbella qitaiheensis.
CAAGGTGCCGGCCGTCAGCCGTACACGTACAAGGTCGCACTCGGCGTCGCCCTGCTGCTGACCGTCGTACTGGCCGCGCTGGGTGCCCTGCCGGTGGCGATCATGGTTGCCGCCTTCGCCATCCCGATCGTCTATATCCTTTACCTGTACGACGTGAACCTGTGGGAGGACGAGCCGATCCCGGTCGTCGCCGCGGCGTTCCTGCTCACCGGCGTACTGGCTGCCGTGTTCACCTGGTTGTGGTCCGACAAGCTCGGCCTGTCGAGCGACACGATCGGTTCGAACAGCGCCGGGCCGGCCGGTCGCGACCTGCTCATCCTGATGCTGCTGGTGCCGGTCGTCTCCGAGCTCGTCCGGCAGATCGGCCCGCTCTACCTGGCCTCCCGGCCCCGGTACGACGACCTGATGGACGGCTTCACCTTCGGCGTCGTGGCCGGTGTCGGCTACGCGTGCTTCGAGACCCTCGTCCTGCACTGGAGCTGGATCAGCGGCGGCTTCGCCGGTCCGGGCAGCAGCGCCGGTACCTGGATCTCGATAGTCGTCCTGCAGGGTTTCGTGAAACCGCTCATCTACGGTTCGGCGACGGGCCTGGCGGCCGCGGAGTTCTCCGGCCTCGGTGAGAAGTACGACGGCTTCACCCCGCGCTGGGTGGTCGGCCTGGCCCAGGCGATGGTGGTGAACGCACTGTTCCAGGGCGGCGTCTACCTGCTC
It encodes:
- a CDS encoding PrsW family glutamic-type intramembrane protease, coding for MECPRCSSAVPEVSHFCHHCGNDLQTQDAGRKKAYAARPDEPVASFKLVSTIMPQGAGRQPYTYKVALGVALLLTVVLAALGALPVAIMVAAFAIPIVYILYLYDVNLWEDEPIPVVAAAFLLTGVLAAVFTWLWSDKLGLSSDTIGSNSAGPAGRDLLILMLLVPVVSELVRQIGPLYLASRPRYDDLMDGFTFGVVAGVGYACFETLVLHWSWISGGFAGPGSSAGTWISIVVLQGFVKPLIYGSATGLAAAEFSGLGEKYDGFTPRWVVGLAQAMVVNALFQGGVYLLGFVGGHGSTIGAILGVVWGVVLLGALIILVRTVLHKGLLEAALESAARGGSNHASGELAFCSRCEMPLLPHSDFCSACGNSVRSVPKAERGVAVQGSGPAAGFEGSTGETQA